A stretch of the bacterium SCSIO 12827 genome encodes the following:
- a CDS encoding DUF560 domain-containing protein, with translation MKTLGPIWKHDQRQPSAQHKRHGLAAAWIIGLAGIILPNTHAAAAEAPAEPDKPWSITLEAGMLNDDSVSIDALDDRSGQADQARVFNLGGSYSLFEESALPIKASYGFSKTSYQDLKAFNLQSHTAFLSTRKKLSAFDAGFLYGFSHTELSGNPFLNFHTVSPTLGHGLTTNWYVLAGYNYQNKTFHTAKSRNAQVNGLSFDNFFFFDETRSYIKAGYRFELENAAGREFDFAGHYLDISLKSTLSASPGAATIRFGYQYYLRDYTNETPSISREREDQRHTIKAEISLPVHEHAQVKAAYKYVKAHSNLSTSDFDENVVNVSLALKF, from the coding sequence ATGAAGACCCTGGGCCCCATTTGGAAGCACGATCAACGGCAGCCGTCGGCGCAACACAAACGCCATGGCTTGGCCGCCGCATGGATCATCGGTCTGGCCGGAATTATCCTGCCGAACACCCATGCCGCGGCAGCGGAAGCGCCGGCCGAGCCCGACAAGCCATGGTCGATCACCCTGGAGGCCGGCATGCTGAACGACGACAGCGTCTCGATCGACGCCCTCGATGATCGGTCGGGGCAGGCTGACCAGGCCCGCGTCTTCAATCTGGGTGGGAGCTATTCCCTGTTCGAGGAGTCCGCCCTCCCCATCAAGGCGTCATACGGATTTTCCAAGACCAGCTACCAGGATCTGAAGGCGTTCAATCTGCAATCACACACCGCCTTCTTATCGACGCGCAAGAAACTGTCCGCTTTCGACGCGGGGTTCCTGTACGGATTTTCCCATACGGAACTGAGCGGCAATCCCTTCCTGAACTTCCACACGGTCTCACCGACTCTGGGGCACGGCCTGACCACGAATTGGTACGTTCTGGCCGGCTACAACTATCAGAACAAGACCTTCCATACGGCCAAGTCGAGAAACGCGCAGGTCAATGGCCTGTCGTTCGACAACTTTTTCTTTTTCGATGAGACCCGTTCCTACATCAAGGCCGGGTACCGCTTCGAGCTGGAGAACGCGGCCGGTCGCGAATTTGATTTCGCAGGGCACTACCTGGACATCAGCCTGAAATCGACCTTGAGCGCGTCGCCCGGCGCCGCCACCATCCGTTTCGGATATCAGTACTATCTACGCGACTATACGAACGAGACCCCGTCCATAAGCCGGGAGCGGGAGGACCAGCGCCACACGATCAAGGCGGAGATATCCCTACCGGTTCACGAGCATGCCCAGGTGAAAGCCGCCTATAAATACGTCAAGGCCCATTCCAACCTGTCGACATCCGATTTCGACGAGAACGTCGTCAACGTCTCCCTGGCGCTTAAATTCTAA
- a CDS encoding DUF167 domain-containing protein — protein MAEGLRVALKVTPKAAANRLTGLAADAEGGLVLKVSVTAPADKGKANAAVVKLLAKEWGVAKSDIEVTQGAASRTKTLLIRGDGTELMRRLTDWCQDKGLKRQ, from the coding sequence GTGGCGGAGGGCCTGCGCGTGGCGCTCAAGGTCACGCCCAAGGCGGCGGCCAACCGGCTGACCGGTCTCGCCGCCGATGCCGAGGGCGGGCTGGTTCTCAAGGTTTCGGTCACGGCCCCGGCCGACAAAGGCAAGGCCAACGCCGCCGTGGTCAAACTTTTGGCCAAGGAATGGGGGGTCGCGAAATCGGATATCGAGGTCACCCAGGGCGCGGCGTCCAGAACCAAGACGCTTTTGATCCGGGGTGACGGAACGGAATTGATGCGCCGCCTCACGGACTGGTGCCAGGACAAAGGATTGAAGAGACAATGA
- a CDS encoding 4a-hydroxytetrahydrobiopterin dehydratase produces the protein MTEKLTGDAREAAIQGLDGWAEVPGRDAIIKTFIFKDFNAAFGFMSRAALKAEKMDHHPEWYNIYNRVEVTLATHDAGGVTQKDIDLAAFMNKAAG, from the coding sequence ATGACCGAAAAACTGACCGGCGACGCGCGGGAAGCCGCGATCCAGGGCCTGGACGGCTGGGCCGAGGTGCCGGGCCGCGACGCCATCATCAAGACCTTCATCTTCAAGGACTTCAACGCCGCCTTCGGCTTTATGAGCCGCGCCGCCCTGAAGGCCGAGAAGATGGATCACCACCCCGAATGGTACAACATCTACAACCGGGTCGAAGTCACCCTGGCGACCCACGACGCCGGCGGCGTCACGCAAAAGGACATCGACCTCGCGGCGTTCATGAACAAGGCGGCCGGCTGA
- a CDS encoding SDR family NAD(P)-dependent oxidoreductase, whose product MDISGHAALVTGAASGLGAATVRALAAKGAKVACLDLNLAGAEEVASAIGGTAFQANVADAASLEAAVAQAAEAHGPARVAVSCAGIAPPKRIVGRDGPQALDVFAQTIQINLIGTFNLMRLAAHGMQGLDPLATGERGVIVNTASVAAFEGQIGQAAYAASKGGVAALTLPAAREFAKWGIRVMTIAPGVFKTPMVAGLSDEVQASLAAGVPFPPRLGDPAEYADLVLAICGNAMLNGDVIRLDGALRMPPI is encoded by the coding sequence ATGGACATTTCCGGTCACGCGGCCCTGGTCACCGGCGCCGCTTCGGGCCTGGGGGCCGCGACGGTCCGCGCACTCGCGGCCAAGGGCGCCAAGGTCGCCTGCCTTGATCTTAATTTGGCCGGTGCCGAGGAAGTTGCAAGCGCCATCGGCGGAACGGCGTTCCAGGCGAACGTGGCGGACGCGGCCTCGCTCGAGGCGGCGGTGGCCCAGGCCGCAGAAGCCCACGGTCCCGCCCGCGTCGCCGTCAGCTGCGCCGGCATCGCCCCGCCGAAGCGCATCGTCGGCCGCGACGGGCCGCAGGCGCTCGACGTGTTCGCCCAGACCATTCAGATCAACCTGATCGGCACCTTCAACCTGATGCGCCTGGCGGCCCATGGGATGCAGGGGCTCGACCCGTTGGCGACAGGCGAACGCGGGGTGATCGTGAATACGGCGTCGGTCGCCGCCTTCGAAGGGCAAATCGGGCAGGCCGCCTATGCGGCGTCCAAGGGCGGGGTCGCGGCCCTGACCCTGCCGGCGGCCCGCGAATTCGCCAAGTGGGGCATCCGCGTGATGACCATCGCCCCCGGCGTGTTCAAGACACCCATGGTGGCGGGCCTGTCCGACGAAGTTCAGGCCAGCCTGGCCGCGGGCGTGCCGTTCCCGCCCCGCCTGGGCGATCCCGCGGAATATGCAGACCTGGTGCTGGCGATCTGCGGCAATGCCATGCTCAACGGCGACGTCATCCGCCTGGACGGTGCGCTCCGCATGCCGCCGATCTGA
- a CDS encoding lipid-binding SYLF domain-containing protein: MTTGIRGFLALALTLMVLAGCTRLESEPPVAARHIIAAATATVERFTTVKQLAEAAKHIPTARAVVVFPDLVKAGFIAGGEGGNGVLLARAPDGSWSAPVFLSLGVASFGLQAGIQQTEVVLAIRSDGALKAVLENQGSIGADSGITMAVYGAGIEGAVTTNAGADIIAFANSKSGLYAGFSLEGAVFIRRRDLNEAFYGAGATPDSILAGRQSNPVADPLIQALAAHK; this comes from the coding sequence ATGACCACAGGCATTCGCGGGTTTTTGGCGCTGGCATTGACCCTCATGGTTCTGGCCGGCTGTACCCGCCTGGAATCGGAGCCGCCGGTGGCGGCCCGCCACATCATCGCGGCGGCGACGGCGACGGTCGAACGCTTTACCACGGTCAAGCAGTTGGCCGAGGCGGCCAAGCACATCCCGACGGCGCGCGCCGTCGTGGTGTTCCCCGATCTGGTCAAGGCCGGATTCATCGCCGGCGGCGAGGGCGGCAACGGCGTGCTTTTGGCGCGGGCACCCGACGGGTCTTGGTCGGCCCCGGTGTTTCTGTCCCTCGGCGTTGCCAGCTTCGGTCTGCAGGCGGGCATTCAGCAGACAGAGGTCGTGCTGGCCATCCGCTCCGACGGGGCGCTGAAGGCCGTGCTGGAAAATCAGGGCTCGATCGGCGCCGACAGCGGCATCACCATGGCCGTCTACGGCGCCGGGATCGAGGGGGCGGTGACGACCAACGCGGGGGCCGACATCATCGCCTTCGCCAATTCCAAATCGGGGCTTTATGCCGGATTTTCCCTGGAAGGGGCCGTGTTCATCCGCCGCCGCGATCTCAACGAAGCGTTTTACGGCGCGGGTGCGACGCCGGACAGCATCCTGGCGGGCCGGCAGTCGAACCCTGTTGCTGATCCGTTGATCCAGGCCCTTGCCGCCCACAAATAG
- a CDS encoding DUF1232 domain-containing protein — protein sequence MTRRPDDRDPGDEDLVTRDLGGKVRRTIGKVPFTRDAVAAFYAARDPATPTGVKIAVMSALAYFIVPFDLVPDFIAALGYTDDATVFYGAWRLLAPHLKPQHETKARAFLLQETKDDMPPKD from the coding sequence GTGACACGCAGACCGGATGACCGCGACCCCGGCGACGAAGACCTGGTGACCCGGGACCTGGGCGGCAAGGTGCGCCGAACCATCGGCAAGGTGCCCTTCACCCGCGACGCCGTGGCGGCCTTCTACGCGGCCCGCGATCCGGCCACGCCGACGGGCGTGAAGATCGCCGTGATGAGCGCGCTCGCCTATTTCATCGTGCCCTTCGACCTGGTCCCCGATTTCATCGCGGCCTTGGGGTATACGGATGACGCCACCGTGTTCTACGGCGCCTGGCGATTGCTCGCCCCGCATTTGAAGCCACAGCACGAAACCAAGGCCCGCGCATTTTTGCTGCAGGAAACGAAGGACGACATGCCGCCGAAGGATTAG
- a CDS encoding response regulator encodes MPSVLVVDDNELARNLIANPLTEVGFNVETAAGGFEALEKFKASHHQMVITDILMADGEGIDLIRSLLADTPDLPIVAVSADPRTNETSSLGMAAKMGARKTLSKPFSALELLAVVGSLLAAEDDAQAQPA; translated from the coding sequence ATGCCGAGTGTGCTGGTTGTCGACGACAATGAACTGGCGCGAAACCTGATCGCCAATCCATTGACGGAAGTCGGTTTCAATGTGGAAACCGCCGCCGGCGGCTTCGAAGCGCTTGAGAAGTTCAAGGCCAGCCATCATCAAATGGTGATCACCGATATTTTAATGGCCGACGGCGAGGGCATCGACCTGATCCGCTCGTTGCTGGCCGACACCCCGGACCTGCCGATCGTCGCCGTATCGGCCGACCCCCGCACCAACGAGACCTCGTCCCTTGGCATGGCCGCCAAGATGGGCGCGCGCAAGACCCTGTCCAAGCCGTTCTCGGCCCTTGAATTGTTGGCCGTGGTCGGTTCGCTGTTGGCCGCCGAGGACGACGCCCAGGCGCAACCGGCCTGA
- a CDS encoding metallopeptidase family protein, which translates to MAEEALTLIPDHLRRLAADVVIRIEDFPDEETAREMDLESPFDLLGLYRGIALTDKSVGDPGGMPDMVFLYRRPILDYWCETGEDLAHLIRHVLIHEIGHHFGFSDADMEHLEEQADAAGEG; encoded by the coding sequence ATGGCCGAAGAGGCCCTGACCCTGATTCCGGATCACCTGCGCCGGCTTGCCGCCGACGTCGTCATCCGCATCGAGGATTTCCCAGACGAGGAAACCGCGCGCGAGATGGACCTGGAAAGCCCGTTCGATCTGCTGGGGCTCTACCGGGGCATCGCGTTGACGGACAAAAGCGTCGGCGACCCGGGAGGCATGCCGGACATGGTGTTCCTGTATCGCCGCCCGATTCTCGATTATTGGTGCGAGACCGGCGAGGACCTTGCCCATCTGATCCGCCACGTCCTGATCCATGAGATCGGTCATCACTTCGGCTTTTCCGACGCGGACATGGAACATCTGGAAGAACAGGCCGATGCCGCCGGTGAAGGCTGA
- a CDS encoding cold-shock protein, protein MPTGTVKWFNVTKGFGFVTPDEGGKDAFVHISAVRDSGMETLAEGQKLEYELVPGRDGREAAANLKAIG, encoded by the coding sequence ATGCCTACTGGAACCGTGAAGTGGTTCAATGTGACCAAGGGATTTGGCTTCGTTACTCCCGATGAGGGCGGTAAGGACGCTTTCGTGCATATTTCTGCTGTTCGTGATTCGGGGATGGAAACCCTCGCCGAAGGACAGAAGCTGGAATATGAACTGGTGCCTGGACGAGATGGTCGTGAAGCGGCCGCGAATCTGAAAGCCATCGGATAA
- the folD gene encoding bifunctional methylenetetrahydrofolate dehydrogenase/methenyltetrahydrofolate cyclohydrolase FolD — MTIAAIIDGKAHADRLREKVTAAVGRLKDGPGITPALAVVLVGDDPASQVYVGAKGKQTVAAGMQSIEHRLPVTTPEAELLALIDDLNKDPGVHGILVQLPLPDHIDEGAVITAIDPAKDVDGFHPVNVGRLWSGDARALVPCTPYGCLLMLKETLGDMAGKRAVVLGRSNIVGKPMAALLLGESCTVTVAHSRTQDLAARCREADILVAAVGRPRMVPGDWIKPGATVIDVGINRIAAPEKGPGKTRIVGDVDFDAAVKVAGAITPVPGGVGPMTICCLLRNTVVAACRQAGLDDPGL, encoded by the coding sequence ATGACCATTGCGGCGATCATCGACGGCAAGGCCCATGCGGACCGCTTGCGTGAAAAGGTCACGGCGGCGGTGGGGCGCTTGAAGGACGGCCCGGGGATCACCCCGGCGCTCGCCGTGGTGCTGGTCGGCGACGACCCGGCCAGCCAGGTCTATGTCGGCGCCAAGGGCAAGCAGACCGTCGCCGCGGGCATGCAGTCCATCGAACACCGTTTGCCCGTGACGACGCCGGAGGCCGAACTGCTCGCCCTCATCGACGATCTGAACAAGGACCCCGGCGTCCACGGCATCCTGGTGCAGTTGCCCCTGCCGGATCACATCGACGAAGGGGCGGTGATCACCGCCATTGATCCGGCCAAGGACGTCGACGGGTTCCATCCCGTCAATGTCGGCCGCCTGTGGTCAGGCGACGCACGGGCCCTGGTGCCCTGCACGCCCTACGGCTGCCTGCTGATGCTGAAGGAAACCTTGGGCGACATGGCGGGCAAGCGGGCCGTGGTGCTGGGCCGCTCCAACATCGTCGGCAAGCCGATGGCGGCGCTACTGTTGGGCGAAAGTTGCACGGTCACGGTCGCCCATTCGCGCACCCAGGATCTTGCCGCCCGCTGCCGCGAGGCCGACATCCTGGTTGCCGCCGTGGGCCGCCCGCGCATGGTGCCTGGCGACTGGATCAAGCCGGGGGCGACGGTCATCGACGTCGGCATCAACCGAATTGCGGCCCCCGAAAAGGGCCCCGGCAAGACGCGCATCGTCGGTGACGTCGACTTCGATGCGGCGGTCAAGGTGGCCGGCGCCATCACGCCGGTACCGGGCGGCGTCGGGCCCATGACCATCTGCTGCCTGCTGCGCAACACGGTGGTCGCCGCCTGCCGGCAGGCCGGGTTGGACGACCCGGGCCTTTAA
- the cobO gene encoding cob(I)yrinic acid a,c-diamide adenosyltransferase — protein MDKKTKDTMTEAELDARHAEKMRKKKAARDKILATKTEERGLLIVHTGKGKGKSTAAMGMAMRCVGHGMRVAIVQFVKGVWETGERDVLAKFPDQVTIRAMGEGFSWETQDRQRDLAAARQAWDAAKELMADPSYKMIILDELNIVLRYDNLPLDEVVETLRNKPRDLHVVVTGRNAKEALIEAADLVTEMEMIKHPFRAGVKAQAGIEF, from the coding sequence ATGGACAAGAAAACCAAAGACACGATGACCGAGGCGGAGCTGGACGCGCGCCACGCCGAGAAGATGCGCAAGAAGAAGGCGGCGCGGGACAAGATCCTGGCCACCAAGACCGAAGAGCGCGGCCTGCTGATCGTCCATACGGGCAAGGGCAAGGGCAAATCGACCGCCGCCATGGGCATGGCCATGCGCTGCGTCGGCCACGGCATGCGCGTCGCCATCGTGCAGTTCGTCAAGGGCGTGTGGGAAACGGGCGAGCGCGACGTGCTGGCGAAATTCCCCGATCAGGTCACGATCCGCGCCATGGGCGAGGGCTTTTCCTGGGAGACCCAGGACCGCCAGCGCGACCTGGCCGCGGCACGCCAGGCCTGGGACGCGGCCAAGGAATTGATGGCCGACCCCAGCTACAAGATGATCATCCTGGATGAGTTGAACATCGTGCTGCGCTACGACAACCTGCCGCTGGACGAGGTGGTCGAAACCCTGCGCAACAAGCCCCGCGACCTGCACGTCGTGGTCACCGGGCGCAACGCCAAGGAGGCGCTGATCGAGGCTGCCGACCTGGTCACGGAAATGGAGATGATCAAGCATCCGTTCCGCGCGGGCGTGAAGGCCCAGGCGGGGATCGAGTTTTGA
- a CDS encoding FecR domain-containing protein, whose amino-acid sequence MQIMLSLFKVFGPRATRAILGVGLSALIGLASVDVQAAAVGTVSKVQLTAYGMPPEGRKTEKTLADGVVMHETLETVSDGGLQVSLIDDTTLTLGGGASLVVDEMVYDPATKNGNSVLKLATGTFLYVSGSMNKKGIKIVTPSSTIGVRGTKLLIKIAADGATSVGVIEGAADVQSLVDGSVVSIEPGDSAVAPAAGGVEMASLAAIEVQDTFIAAIAVAEAQESIAQVRTTLNAQIKGLEQDAASASGPAKEAIEAELNALTTELSTSLEAAESVLGIVEKQALAVTAPLPAPADLIGAALTPAITTPAAAAAAATVASEAATGAAREAASTAATIAATTAATETAAQAAVEAAARAAVEAAADAAAQAAAVAVTEAAGDAAAQAAAAAAADAAAQAAAQAAADAAATAAAQAAADAATAAAAQAAADAAAQAAADAAAAAAADAAAQAAADAAAAAAAEAAAQAAADAAAAAAADAAAQAAADAAAAAAADAAAQAAADAAAAAAAEAAAQAAADAAAAAAILAAAEAAAQAAIEAAAAAAAAAAAGLL is encoded by the coding sequence ATGCAAATTATGCTCTCCCTTTTCAAGGTGTTCGGCCCTCGCGCGACCCGCGCGATCCTGGGCGTCGGTTTGTCGGCTCTGATCGGCCTTGCGTCCGTGGACGTGCAGGCGGCCGCCGTCGGAACGGTCTCCAAGGTTCAGTTGACGGCATATGGGATGCCGCCGGAAGGCAGAAAGACCGAAAAGACGCTGGCCGATGGCGTCGTCATGCACGAGACGCTGGAAACCGTTTCCGATGGCGGATTGCAGGTTTCGCTGATCGACGATACGACCCTGACGCTGGGGGGGGGTGCCTCCCTTGTCGTCGATGAGATGGTGTACGACCCGGCGACGAAGAACGGGAATTCCGTCCTCAAACTTGCGACCGGCACATTTCTTTATGTCTCCGGTTCCATGAACAAGAAGGGGATCAAGATTGTAACGCCGTCGTCGACAATCGGCGTGCGCGGCACAAAACTTCTGATCAAGATCGCGGCGGACGGCGCAACGTCTGTCGGCGTCATCGAAGGGGCCGCGGATGTCCAATCGTTGGTCGACGGCAGCGTTGTCTCGATCGAGCCCGGCGACAGCGCCGTGGCGCCCGCGGCGGGAGGCGTTGAAATGGCCTCGCTGGCTGCGATTGAGGTGCAGGACACTTTCATCGCCGCCATCGCCGTTGCCGAAGCCCAAGAATCTATTGCCCAGGTGCGGACAACGTTGAATGCCCAGATTAAGGGATTGGAACAGGACGCGGCGTCGGCGAGCGGGCCGGCCAAAGAAGCGATCGAGGCCGAACTGAACGCCTTGACCACGGAACTGAGCACCAGCCTGGAAGCAGCCGAAAGCGTCCTTGGCATCGTTGAGAAACAAGCTCTGGCCGTGACCGCGCCCCTTCCGGCCCCGGCAGATCTCATTGGCGCGGCCCTGACGCCGGCCATTACGACACCTGCGGCCGCGGCTGCTGCCGCGACGGTCGCCAGCGAAGCGGCAACCGGTGCGGCACGAGAAGCGGCTTCAACCGCTGCGACCATTGCTGCGACCACTGCGGCCACTGAAACCGCCGCTCAGGCTGCTGTCGAAGCGGCGGCCCGGGCCGCCGTCGAAGCTGCAGCGGACGCTGCAGCCCAGGCAGCTGCCGTTGCCGTTACTGAAGCTGCGGGGGATGCCGCTGCTCAGGCCGCCGCCGCCGCCGCTGCCGATGCTGCCGCGCAGGCCGCCGCACAGGCTGCTGCCGATGCTGCTGCCACTGCGGCCGCACAGGCTGCTGCCGATGCTGCTACCGCCGCGGCTGCACAGGCCGCTGCTGATGCCGCCGCGCAGGCCGCCGCCGACGCTGCCGCTGCCGCAGCTGCTGACGCTGCCGCGCAGGCTGCCGCCGATGCCGCTGCTGCGGCTGCTGCCGAAGCCGCCGCGCAGGCTGCTGCCGACGCTGCTGCTGCCGCTGCTGCTGACGCTGCCGCGCAGGCTGCTGCCGACGCTGCTGCCGCCGCCGCTGCTGATGCCGCCGCGCAGGCGGCTGCTGACGCCGCTGCCGCCGCCGCCGCTGAAGCCGCTGCGCAGGCTGCGGCGGATGCCGCCGCCGCGGCCGCCATCCTTGCCGCCGCGGAGGCGGCCGCCCAGGCTGCGATTGAAGCCGCGGCAGCCGCCGCCGCAGCAGCAGCAGCCGGACTACTTTAA
- a CDS encoding mechanosensitive ion channel family protein, which translates to MNDVEKTLEQNVEQVAKWVDVLLQFGVSYGFQILGALLFLLVGLKAGGWMSRRIQAVCEAKGIDVTLSRFIGNTVKILILTVLAIITLGNFGISIAPLIALAGASAFGATMALQGPLSNYGAGLSIILARPFVVGNTITVGETSGVVDEVKMAYTRLLGEDGERITIPNKDIVGRVIVNSETRRVVQTKIALAADADLERASEAVQKAVVSALPKTDVEAGGAEPQVGLHDFTFGGLVLGVRFWVPSSRYYELRYAVNRAILEALRGAGVPMLAGVQPAVMGDSLSGDGVQEGRREDG; encoded by the coding sequence ATGAACGACGTCGAAAAAACCTTGGAACAGAATGTCGAGCAGGTCGCCAAATGGGTCGACGTGCTGCTTCAGTTCGGCGTGTCCTACGGCTTCCAGATTCTGGGGGCGTTGCTGTTCCTGCTGGTCGGGCTCAAGGCCGGCGGCTGGATGTCGCGGCGAATTCAGGCGGTCTGCGAGGCCAAGGGCATCGACGTCACTCTGTCGCGCTTCATCGGCAATACGGTCAAGATCCTGATCCTGACGGTGCTCGCGATCATCACGCTCGGCAATTTCGGAATCTCCATCGCCCCCCTGATCGCGTTGGCCGGGGCATCGGCTTTCGGCGCCACCATGGCGTTGCAGGGGCCGCTGTCGAACTACGGGGCGGGACTGTCGATCATTCTGGCCCGGCCTTTCGTGGTCGGGAACACCATTACGGTCGGCGAGACCTCGGGCGTGGTCGACGAGGTCAAGATGGCCTACACCCGCCTGCTCGGCGAGGACGGTGAGCGCATCACCATTCCCAACAAGGACATCGTCGGCCGGGTCATCGTCAATTCGGAAACCCGGCGCGTGGTCCAGACCAAGATCGCGCTGGCCGCCGATGCCGACCTGGAGCGCGCGTCCGAGGCCGTGCAGAAAGCGGTCGTCAGTGCTTTGCCGAAGACCGATGTGGAGGCCGGCGGCGCCGAGCCCCAGGTCGGGCTGCACGATTTCACCTTCGGCGGGCTGGTGCTGGGGGTGCGGTTCTGGGTGCCGTCGAGCCGCTATTACGAACTGCGTTATGCGGTCAATCGGGCGATTCTGGAGGCCTTGCGCGGCGCCGGGGTGCCGATGTTGGCGGGTGTGCAGCCGGCGGTCATGGGCGACAGCCTGTCCGGCGACGGCGTGCAGGAAGGCCGGCGCGAAGACGGCTGA
- a CDS encoding YggT family protein — protein MDVITGPVISILLIALNLYTWVVIIGVILSWLVAFNVVNTSNKFVYMVGDFCYRATEPLLGRIRNFLPNLGGLDISPVVLILGLVFLKEFLIRLAHKIV, from the coding sequence ATGGACGTCATCACCGGCCCCGTCATTTCGATCCTTCTGATCGCCCTCAACCTTTACACATGGGTCGTCATCATCGGCGTGATCCTGAGCTGGCTGGTCGCCTTCAACGTGGTCAACACGTCGAACAAGTTCGTCTACATGGTCGGCGACTTCTGCTACCGGGCGACGGAACCCCTGCTTGGGCGGATTCGCAACTTTCTGCCCAACCTGGGCGGGCTGGACATTTCGCCGGTGGTGCTGATCCTGGGGCTCGTGTTCCTCAAGGAATTCCTGATCCGCCTTGCCCATAAGATCGTCTGA
- a CDS encoding cobyric acid synthase, translating into MVQGTGSDVGKSLIVAGLCRLFANRGLRVRPFKPQNMSNNAAVTDDGGEIGRAQALQAQAARQPLSVHMNPVLLKPQTEIGAQVVVQGKVRGNAKARDYHALKPELLAAVRDSFAIVRDGADLVIVEGAGSPAEVNLRAGDIANMGFALAAKVPVILVADIDRGGVIASLVGTWELMTEDERACVRGYVINKFRGDVTLFDDAIQIIKDRTGMHCFGVVPHFAQARLLPAEDAVALDAGASQQQTAPDRIRIAVPRLPRIANFDDLDPLNAEDGVEVVIVEAGAVIPADADVILIPGSKATLSDLAALRAEGWDIDILAHHRRGGIVVGLCGGYQMLGQTVADPDGVEGAAATEPGLGLLEVDTVIGRAKTLRPARGADTVFGQAITGYEMHMGATTGAGLARPWLTLADGTDGAVSADGRVMGAYVHGLFAADGFRAAFLDAVRAGDYAAASHVARVEATLDALARHLEAHLDMDGLDAAFV; encoded by the coding sequence ATGGTTCAGGGCACGGGATCGGACGTGGGCAAATCGCTGATCGTCGCGGGCCTGTGCCGCCTGTTCGCGAACCGGGGCCTTCGCGTCCGCCCGTTCAAGCCGCAGAACATGTCCAACAACGCCGCCGTGACCGATGACGGCGGCGAGATCGGCCGCGCTCAGGCGTTGCAGGCCCAGGCCGCGCGCCAGCCGCTCAGCGTGCACATGAACCCGGTGCTGCTGAAACCGCAGACCGAGATCGGCGCACAGGTCGTCGTTCAAGGCAAGGTCAGGGGTAATGCCAAGGCGCGGGACTATCACGCCCTGAAACCGGAATTGCTGGCGGCGGTGCGGGACAGCTTCGCGATCGTCCGCGACGGCGCGGACCTTGTTATCGTCGAAGGGGCCGGCAGCCCGGCCGAGGTCAACCTGCGGGCCGGCGACATCGCCAACATGGGCTTCGCGTTGGCGGCGAAGGTGCCCGTGATCCTGGTCGCGGACATCGACCGGGGCGGCGTGATCGCCAGTCTGGTCGGCACCTGGGAGCTGATGACCGAGGACGAACGCGCCTGCGTGCGCGGCTACGTCATCAACAAATTTCGCGGCGACGTGACGTTGTTCGATGATGCGATCCAGATCATCAAGGACCGTACCGGCATGCATTGCTTCGGCGTGGTCCCCCATTTCGCCCAGGCCCGCTTGCTGCCGGCCGAGGACGCGGTGGCGCTGGACGCGGGCGCCAGCCAACAACAAACCGCGCCGGACCGCATCCGCATCGCCGTGCCGCGCCTGCCGCGCATCGCCAATTTCGACGATCTTGACCCCTTGAACGCCGAAGACGGGGTCGAGGTCGTGATCGTCGAAGCGGGGGCGGTCATCCCGGCCGATGCCGATGTGATCCTGATCCCGGGCTCCAAGGCGACCCTTTCGGATCTGGCAGCGCTCCGGGCTGAAGGCTGGGACATTGACATCCTGGCCCATCACCGCCGGGGCGGGATCGTCGTGGGATTATGCGGCGGCTATCAGATGTTGGGGCAAACCGTTGCCGACCCGGACGGGGTCGAGGGGGCGGCGGCGACGGAGCCGGGCCTTGGGCTGCTCGAGGTCGACACGGTGATCGGCCGGGCTAAGACCCTGCGCCCGGCCCGGGGGGCGGACACGGTGTTCGGTCAGGCCATCACGGGTTATGAGATGCATATGGGTGCGACCACGGGCGCCGGCTTGGCGCGGCCCTGGCTGACGCTGGCGGACGGCACCGACGGGGCGGTTTCCGCCGACGGGCGGGTGATGGGGGCCTATGTGCACGGGCTGTTCGCGGCGGACGGTTTTCGCGCGGCGTTTCTGGACGCCGTACGGGCGGGTGATTACGCGGCGGCGTCCCATGTGGCGCGGGTCGAGGCGACCCTTGATGCGCTCGCCCGGCATCTGGAGGCGCACCTCGACATGGATGGTCTGGACGCGGCTTTCGTCTAA